The following nucleotide sequence is from Dehalococcoidia bacterium.
ATGACCTTGTTGCCCCAGGCTGCATTATCCCTGAGGAGCACCCCCACGGCTCGACCGTTCTTTACGATTATTTCATCCACCGGGCAGCATGTGCGAAAAACTGCGCCATGGGCTATAGCGCAGCGGATGAGGGCATGGTAGTAGCCGTGTATGCCGCCCATGGGGACGACCCCCGTAGTGTAGAGCACGGAGGCTACCACGCTCTCGAAGGCGGGTATGCCCATACCTTCGAAATGGCCGGCAGCCCCTGACATCCAGGCTATGTATGCCTGGAATACCTTGAAGGGCTCGGTCTCCATATACTCGTCCATGAGGTCGAACATGTCCCATTCCAGCAGTTCCGGTGTCCATACCTGTGGCAGCCGCTCTTTGTAGACCTGCATGAAGGGGACGGTCTCGGCGTTTACCTCGACATACGATGGATGTGGCGGGCACCAGAAGGTTGCGCGCAGCAGCTCCTGGCAGAAGCCGCCGAGGACGCCACTCAGCGTGAGCCAGCCTTCAAAGTCCTTTCCACCGGCGAAAGAGACTCCATCTTTGCAGAGCAGGCCCAGCAGTGTACCAGTGGCGAATCCCTCTCCGCTTAGCTTCTGGGCTGACCAGTCCATGCGAGCGCCGTGCTTCCACAGATCCAGCTGCTCCCAGCCTGGTGCCGCTCCCCCGTATAGTCCCACGGCGTGCGGGGCGATGTGCACCCCGGCAATGAGGTCGGTATTCTCCTGCGCTCCGCCGCACTCCGGCCTCTCCTCCAGAACGCAGACGCTCAGCCCGCTCTTGGCCAGGTATGCTGCTGCTGTAGTGCCGTTGTGGCCGGCACCGATGATGACGACGTCGTACCTTTCTGCATCACTCATTTTTACCTCCTAATAACTATGGCCAGCGATAAAAGGCTGTCTCACATCACTTTTATGACTTTAATCGTAACAAAGAATCCCTAATTCTATACTGGACATAAGGAGAGATTAATACCTAGACGAATAGCGGGGTTTTATACCCTGGCTAGAGGATTATATGGCGACGCAGTGACAGAGCTACTGCCTCTGTACGGCTGGTAACACCAAGCTTGTGAAATATGCTGCTAACGTGGAACCTCACTGTGGAAGGGCTTACCATCAGCTGCTCGGCTATTTGGGGGTTGCTCTGCCCCTCTGCCATTAGTGTGAGAACCCTTTGCTCCCTCTCCGTCAGGAGGTATTCCTCTGCCATCGCTAAAACCGCGCGTTCAGCCCATGCCCCTTCCTCTCCGCTACGCCCGCTAATGTCGCGGTAGTCAATAACAACGCCCTTTATAGCGGGAACGTGGATAAGGTTCTTGGCGACAGCTTCAACTATGTGCCATGTACCGTCTTTGTGCCTCGCACGCAACTGTGCATACGCAGTAACACCAGGAGTCCGTACCAGTTTGGTGAGCCCATGGGCTGTTTTAGACATATCATCTGGGTGAAGAAGCGAAAGTGTATCCTTGCTAGCGAATTCTCCTGATTCATAGCCAAGGATCCGAGCGGCAGATGGGCTTTCATATACGACGTCTAAGTTACTGTCAAGTATCACGATGCCGTCCAGAGAATTCTCGAAAAGCGCTCGAAATGTTTCATTACATTCGCCAAGGCCCTCCTCGGAGGATGGGCGCTGGATTGTAAATGTTCTTTGCTCCATAATCTGTTGCTGCACCGTGTCTACTTTTTGTATGCTTGTCCCTTTGCCATCTTTAAGTGACCGTAACATCCTTATCATTTCGGGATCTACTTGTTTCCGCAAATCGGACGGCATCTTCTTTGCAAGACCGAATAGCTCATCCATGTCGGCACCGTTCGCACCAAGTACCTTGGCCAGGGCCAAGATGTTATTTTCCCTCGGTGGAGGCATGGCGCCCGTTTCAAGTTTACTCACATATGCGAAGCTAATCCCTGTCTTTTCTGCGAGTTCCCTTTGGGTCATGCTCTTGGCTTGCCTCAGTTCCCTTAGCCGTTGCCCAAATGTCATCACAAGGTCCTTTGTTAATGTATGATAAGCTTATATAATGTTGAGCTGATAGTCAAGTGCGATATCAGATAGACGATATGACAGGTCAATAGTCACTTTTACAACTTACCCACTATTGGTTTTATGAGCTCTGCAATTTCAAGCGAACATGCATATCTCTTGTGGTGACACCATGATCAGAAGTTATAGAGTCAGCGTTTCACCTCATGTAGGGGACGAGAAACTGGATATGGAAACTCTAAATTATAAGGGGAAAACCGATGAGGTAGCGTTTGTCCCTGGATCTGGTTTTTCCACGTCTCTTCTATAGTGACGATCCATCAACCTTGATTAAATAACCCCTGGTGGAGCGCCTGGGGCAAATCCTTTATGGCGGAGAGCACCTTCAGGTTTGTCAGCTCATTGTAAAGCGGGGTTATGGTAATCTTATTATTGGTGAACGCCCATATATCGGTGCCCTCCTCCGGCTGCCAAACCGGCGTTCCGCGCACGATCCAGTAGTAGTCCCTCTTACCATCATTCCCCGGCTGAATCTCATCGCTGTAGCTTCGCCGTCCCAGACGGGTAACCTCTATACCCTTGATCTGTTCAAGAGGCAGGTTGGGCAGGTTTATATTCAGGAAGGTCCCCGCGGGTAAATCCGCTATGAGTGGTGCCAGGACAACTGCCAGCCGGGACGCAGCATCAAAATGGACATCCTTTAATGCCCCTACCGATATGGCTACCGAGGTAATGCCCTTAAGGTATCCGTGGAGGGCAGCACCCACTGTCCCAGAGAGGAGAACATCGTCGCCGAGATTTGACCCCTCGTTTATGCCGGAAAACACCATGTCAATCTTTTTATCGAGCAGGTGGCCCAGGGCCAGGATGACACAATCGCCGGGGGTACCCTCCACTAGGTAGCTCTTTACATCCTTTATTGGGGATCGTATCTCCTTTACCCGTAGCGGATTGTGAAGCGTTACCGAGCTGCCTACGGCGCTCTGTTCCCTATCGGGGGCCACAATGCAAACCTCGCCAACCTCACGAAGCGCCCTGGCCAGATCCCACAGCCCCCTGGCCAGAAATCCGTCGTCATTTGTAACCAGTATTCTCAGTTTTCTCAAAATAAATCGACCTCTATTGGCCTTTACATTGGAATTTTTCAGTTACGCTAATTTCCTAACTACAACCGTAAACTTCAAAAAAACTCGCCTGATTTTCCCTGCAGGCATTATGCTCGAT
It contains:
- a CDS encoding FAD-dependent oxidoreductase; protein product: MSDAERYDVVIIGAGHNGTTAAAYLAKSGLSVCVLEERPECGGAQENTDLIAGVHIAPHAVGLYGGAAPGWEQLDLWKHGARMDWSAQKLSGEGFATGTLLGLLCKDGVSFAGGKDFEGWLTLSGVLGGFCQELLRATFWCPPHPSYVEVNAETVPFMQVYKERLPQVWTPELLEWDMFDLMDEYMETEPFKVFQAYIAWMSGAAGHFEGMGIPAFESVVASVLYTTGVVPMGGIHGYYHALIRCAIAHGAVFRTCCPVDEIIVKNGRAVGVLLRDNAAWGNKV
- a CDS encoding LuxR C-terminal-related transcriptional regulator codes for the protein MTFGQRLRELRQAKSMTQRELAEKTGISFAYVSKLETGAMPPPRENNILALAKVLGANGADMDELFGLAKKMPSDLRKQVDPEMIRMLRSLKDGKGTSIQKVDTVQQQIMEQRTFTIQRPSSEEGLGECNETFRALFENSLDGIVILDSNLDVVYESPSAARILGYESGEFASKDTLSLLHPDDMSKTAHGLTKLVRTPGVTAYAQLRARHKDGTWHIVEAVAKNLIHVPAIKGVVIDYRDISGRSGEEGAWAERAVLAMAEEYLLTEREQRVLTLMAEGQSNPQIAEQLMVSPSTVRFHVSSIFHKLGVTSRTEAVALSLRRHIIL
- the surE gene encoding 5'/3'-nucleotidase SurE translates to MRKLRILVTNDDGFLARGLWDLARALREVGEVCIVAPDREQSAVGSSVTLHNPLRVKEIRSPIKDVKSYLVEGTPGDCVILALGHLLDKKIDMVFSGINEGSNLGDDVLLSGTVGAALHGYLKGITSVAISVGALKDVHFDAASRLAVVLAPLIADLPAGTFLNINLPNLPLEQIKGIEVTRLGRRSYSDEIQPGNDGKRDYYWIVRGTPVWQPEEGTDIWAFTNNKITITPLYNELTNLKVLSAIKDLPQALHQGLFNQG